A stretch of Arcobacter sp. LA11 DNA encodes these proteins:
- a CDS encoding SDR family NAD(P)-dependent oxidoreductase has translation MDLKIKNKIALITGSTQGIGLATAMKLCEEGAKVVINGKNKEKLKKAILKIKKKFPEAKIEGIVADLKSLEGCNHLISKIPHIDILINNLGVFEPKEFKDITEKEWIDMFNINVMSGVRLSQHYLSKMVNQNWGRIIFISSESALQIPKEMIHYGMTKTAQISVARGIAELTKGTNVTSNSIIVGPSNSEGVSEFMEELANSQNKSFKEIEKEFFEEIRPTSLLQRFTNVEEVSNMIVYTASSLSSATNGAALRADAGVIQSAV, from the coding sequence ATGGATTTAAAAATAAAAAATAAAATTGCATTAATTACAGGTTCCACGCAGGGAATTGGACTAGCAACGGCAATGAAACTTTGTGAAGAAGGTGCAAAGGTAGTTATTAATGGTAAAAATAAAGAAAAATTAAAAAAAGCTATTTTAAAAATTAAAAAGAAATTTCCAGAGGCTAAAATAGAAGGTATTGTTGCAGATTTAAAAAGCTTAGAAGGTTGTAATCATCTTATATCAAAAATTCCTCATATTGATATTCTAATAAATAATCTAGGAGTATTTGAACCAAAAGAATTTAAAGACATCACGGAAAAAGAGTGGATTGATATGTTCAATATAAATGTTATGAGTGGAGTAAGACTCTCACAACATTATTTATCAAAAATGGTAAATCAGAACTGGGGAAGAATTATATTTATTTCTAGTGAATCTGCCTTACAAATTCCAAAAGAAATGATACATTATGGTATGACTAAAACTGCTCAAATTTCCGTTGCAAGAGGAATTGCAGAACTTACAAAAGGTACAAATGTTACTTCTAATTCAATTATTGTTGGACCATCTAACTCAGAAGGCGTTTCTGAATTTATGGAAGAACTTGCTAACTCTCAAAATAAATCCTTTAAAGAGATTGAAAAAGAATTTTTTGAGGAAATAAGACCAACATCTTTACTTCAAAGATTTACAAATGTAGAAGAAGTATCAAATATGATTGTATATACTGCAAGTTCTTTATCATCTGCTACAAATGGTGCTGCATTAAGAGCTGATGCAGGTGTTATACAATCCGCAGTTTAA